The following are from one region of the Arachis duranensis cultivar V14167 chromosome 10, aradu.V14167.gnm2.J7QH, whole genome shotgun sequence genome:
- the LOC107470090 gene encoding uncharacterized protein LOC107470090, protein MNGPQLPIKTGTDGVVTPKSEAEWNEVEQNEDDKKNVKLNARAINMLNCAISFEEYRKVLRCKTTKQIWNKLQVTHEGTTQVKQTRIDMLYKEYEMSSIKEGESIDDMFERFSFIINGLDTIGITDSEQVLVRKVLWSLTKE, encoded by the coding sequence ATGAACGGTCCACAACTCCCTATAAAGACTGGCACTGATGGTGTTGTCACTCCCAAGTCTgaagctgaatggaatgaagTTGAACAGAATGAAGATGACAAGAAAAATGTGAAACTCAATGCCAGAGCTATCAACATGTTAAACTGTGCAATCAGTTTTGAGGAATACCGAAAAGTTTTAAGATGCAAAACAACAAAGCAGATCTGGAATAAGCTCCAAGTCACACACGAAGGCACTACTCAAGTCAAGCAAACTAGAATTGACATGCTATATAAAGAATATGAGATGTCCTCTATAAAGGAAGGAGAGTCCATTGATGATATGTTTGAAAGgttctctttcatcattaacGGCTTAGATACTATAGGGATTACAGACTCTGAACAAGTGCTAGTGAGGAAGGTCCTATGGAGTCTTACTAAAGAGTGA